A stretch of Lathyrus oleraceus cultivar Zhongwan6 chromosome 6, CAAS_Psat_ZW6_1.0, whole genome shotgun sequence DNA encodes these proteins:
- the LOC127091643 gene encoding uncharacterized protein LOC127091643, whose amino-acid sequence MYPRVKVRVPEKEHNVHSEYDSGILSFLKLIQSLHFEEEENHSKSEPSICKNTKACPQHIITRRFTPSTKGMLKNNKQVREVPKEITRPSCVIRPRAVLSSPDNDELIGGINDLKNNISITKRKKDARGTVEGHAKVLAYQRQSSSKGKVHV is encoded by the exons A TGTATCCAAGAGTTAAAGTAAGAGTCCCAGAGAAAGAACACAATGTTCATTCTGAATATGATAGTGGAATTTTATCTTTCTTGAAGCTCATTCAATCACTACACTTTGAAG AAGAGGAGAATCATAGTAAAAGTGAACCATCAATTTGCAAAAACACAAAGGCTTGTCCTCAACATATAATAACAAGGAGATTCACTCCTTCAACTAAAG GAATGTTGAAGAATAACAAACAAGTTAGGGAGGTTCCAAAAGAAATTACAAGACCTAGTTGCGTTATTCGGCCACGCGCCGTCTTATCTAGTCCTG ATAATGATGAATTAATTGGAGGTATAAATGATTTGAAGAACAATATATCCATAACTAAGAGAAAGAAAGATGCAAGAGGGACAGTGGAAGGTCATGCCAAGGTTTTGGCTTATCAAAGACAAAGCTCCTCCAAAGGCAAAGTGCATGTTTGA